From a single Sus scrofa isolate TJ Tabasco breed Duroc unplaced genomic scaffold, Sscrofa11.1 Contig2113, whole genome shotgun sequence genomic region:
- the LOC110258460 gene encoding olfactory receptor 18-like, with translation MVVVIVPVPHLLHWTLCRNSTDSHARFGLDGVMENATHTRGCNRFYSSAEDLPVWGVQGRSSKKCLCFTKPQNFTGVLEFLILGLSEDPELQPLTFLLFLSMYLVTVLGNLLIILTISSDSHLHTPMYFFLSILSMADLGFTSTTVPKMLLDIQTHSRVISYVGCRIQLTLFNLFGCLDSALLCVMAYDRFVAISYPLHYQVIMNPRLCSLLVLGSFLFSLLDSQLHCVMMSHLTFCTKVEIPHFFCDPPQLLKLACDDTSTHKVMMYFTGAIFGGFPLSGILFSYSQILSSILRVPSSGGRYKAFSTCGSHLAVVCLFYGTGLGVYLSSAVSHSPRNDAVASVVYTVVTPMLNPFIYSLRNREITRALQKLFNRTT, from the exons ATGGTGGTGGTCATTGTCCCAGTGCCTCACTTGTTACACTGGACACTCTGCAGAAATAGCACAGACTCCCATGCCAGATTTGGCTTGGATGGTGTAATGGAAAATGCCACACATACAAGAGGGTGTAATAGGTTTTACTCCTCAGCTGAAGATCTTCCTGTCTGGGGAGTGCAGGGAAGGTCCTCTAA AAAGTGCCTCTGCTTCACGAAACCACAGAATTTCACAGGTGTCTTGGAATTCCTCATCCTGGGGCTCTCAGAGGATCCAGAACTGCAACCTCTAACTTTCCTCctgttcctgtccatgtacctggtcaccgtGCTGGGGAATCTACTGATCATCCTGACCAtcagctctgactcccacctccacacccccatgtacttcttcctctccattctGTCCATGGCTGACCTCGGCTTTACCTCTACCACGGTCCCAAAGATGCTTTTGGACATTCAGACTCACAGCAGAGTCATCTCCTATGTGGGATGCCGGATTCAGTTGACTCTCTTTAATCTTTTCGGGTGTTTGGACAGTGCGCTTCTGTGTGTGATGGCTTATGATCGGTTTGTAGCTATCTCTTATCCCCTGCACTACCAGGTCATCATGAACCCCCGCCTCTGTAGCCTGCTGGTCCTGGGGTCTTTTCTGTTCAGCCTTTTGGACTCCCAGCTGCACTGTGTGATGATGTCACATCTTACCTTTTGTACCAAAGTGGAAAttcctcatttcttctgtgaccctcCTCAACTCCTCAAGCTTGCCTGTGATGATACCTCCACCCATAAAGTAATGATGTACTTCACTGGTGCCATCTTTGGTGGATTTCCCCTTTCAGGCATCCTTTTCTCTTATTCACAAATactttcctccattctgagagtTCCCTCATCAGGTGGGAGgtacaaagccttctccacctgtggctctcacctggctgttgtttgtttattttatggaacaggccTTGGGGTGTACCTCAGCTCAGCTGTCTCACATTCTCCCAGAAATGATGCAGTGGCCTCAGTGGTGTACACAGTGGtgacccccatgctgaaccccttcatctacagcctgaggaacagggaaATCACGAGGGCCTTACAGAAGCTCTTCAACAGAACAACCTAA